ACAAGTAATTCATATAATGCTTCACACTCTTTTGTTGTTTTTCCAATAATAGCAGTACGCCATTGGGCCTTTTGTTTGGAATTATCAAACAAATCCTTAGTAAGCCAATCAACTGCTTGAGTTTGGTCAGAGGCATTAACTAGTAAAGGCTTCTTCCCATTTCTTGCGGTCGTTTGTACTTGATCTTCTTGCGATAAAAATTGGTTGGCAAAAGCAGTGATTTCTTTTGTCGAGCGATAACTTGTGGTTAACTGATAACGCGTAACTTCTTCTTGCTCAAATAATTCATCAAGAGAGTTGACGATGGTCTCATTACCAAACACCTTTTGGTTTAAATCCCCGCACAATGTCATCGATGCTCTTGGGAAAAGCTGTTTTAAAAGGGCAGCTTGTGCAGGAGGAAAATCTTGCATTTCATCGATAAAAATAAAACGGACTTTCTGTTCAATATTTACGGGATAAATATCTTTTAAAAGAGAAAAATATAATAAAGCATCTTCTTGCAGCATTTCCTTATTTTTCATTTGTTGACGAATACTTTGTATACTATCTTCCCAACTTTCGGCAGAAATATTGTATTTTTGTAAAATTTCTGTCGGAAATTCTTGTAAAAAGTGAATATACTGCTTAGCAAAATTGATAAACCGATAATCGTTAACTTGTTTTACTAACGGGCGAAATTTCTTTTTCACTAGATCTTGCTTTACTTGTTTCGTGAGTTGTTTTTCTTTTTCCTCTGTGTCTTCAAGGTTAGGATTATTTTCATAAATCTCTTCGACTTTTTCTGAGGCACGGTTTTTAGCCCATTCTTTTTTAGCTTCTTCTTTTTGTAGACCACCAATTTTTTTCAACAGTTTTGTTTGCAAAAGCTGTATTCGTTGATAAAGGGGTAATACTGAATTTGTCTGCTTATACCATTTACGAATTTGTTTTTTTTGAATATAGATTTGGTCATTTATTTTTAAATCACGAAAAATAGGTCCAAAATCAGTGATAGAAGCAACATAAGATGGGATCTGTTCTAAAGCGGTTAGTCCATTTTTCAATTTTTGAATAGGATAATTTTCTCCACTTAAGAATTGATCTTCTTCTTGTGCTGCGTTTCGAATCGTATACCTAGGAACTAGTTTTTGTAAAAAATAGGTAAATGTCTGTGTGGGTACTTCGCTTTCTCCTAAAGAAGGTAAAACCATGGAGATATAATCTGAAAATAGATGGTTAGGAGAAAATAGTAACACTTGATCGACATTTAACCAATTACGATGGTGATATAATAAAAAGGCGACACGTTGCAGTAACGCAGAAGTTTTTCCACTGCCAGCAATCCCTTCAATTACCATATATTTACTAGTTGTATCTCGAATAATTCTGTTTTGCGCTTTTTGGATGGTAGAAACAATATTTTTCATTTGTGGAGAAGATGTTTCATCTAAAATATCTAGTAAGAAATCATCATTAATCATTTCTGACGTGTCTACCATCGAAAGTAGTTGCCCATTTTGGATTTTGAATTGCCGTTTTAATAATAATTCGACACTAAATTTTTCCTTATTTGCCGTATAATAAGCTTCTCCCAGCTCCCCTTCGTAATATAAATTAGCAATAGGAGCGCGCCAATCGATGATGATAGTATTATCATCTTTATCCCGTAAAGAAGCGATTCCTAAATACAGAGTTTCTGTTGGTTCTTGATCTTCTTTAAAGTCGATTCGTGCAAAGTAAGGGGATTGGGCCATAGTTTGTAGTGTGTTTAGTCGTTTGGCTTTTGCTTCTGCGCTTTGATAACGTAGCGTTAATTCATGTTCGTGTTGGCGATATTCAACGACAGATTCATAAAAAGATTCTTCCGTTGCAGTATTAATTGTATTTTCGGCGACTTCTTTTAATTGATTTTGCATTGACTGTTGTAATTCATTTTGTTGATCTTTTAACATTTGATTTTCATTTTTAATTAAAGAAATGGTCTGTGCTAAATGTTTTTCTTCGTATTGCCGTTCGTTCATGAACTTACCTCCAATTGATAAGTTTTTTCTTCTTCTCATAGATTCCATCGTAAAATTATAGCATAAACCAAGGAGTTATGTGAAAAAATACAATTACTTTCTCTTTTATATTAAAGGAAAAATTAGTAAAACATTATAAAAATAATGACTGCAATTGTTGTTTTATTTATGGTATACTTTCAATTAAATATAAATGGATGAAAATTTCTAGAAAGAAAGTGATTTTAGCTGTGGATACAAAAGTAAACGAGCAATTTTTACCTCTTTTATTGGGGAGCGACATCAATGTTTATGGTATGGCGCGTTCGTTTCATGAAGCGTATGGTACGATTTCAGAAGCTCATGGTGCGGGTCAGCTTTCTCCTACAAAATATAGCAAAATTGTAAATGTGCATACGCATCCTGGTTTTTCTGAA
This region of Tetragenococcus osmophilus genomic DNA includes:
- the helD gene encoding RNA polymerase recycling motor HelD, translated to MNERQYEEKHLAQTISLIKNENQMLKDQQNELQQSMQNQLKEVAENTINTATEESFYESVVEYRQHEHELTLRYQSAEAKAKRLNTLQTMAQSPYFARIDFKEDQEPTETLYLGIASLRDKDDNTIIIDWRAPIANLYYEGELGEAYYTANKEKFSVELLLKRQFKIQNGQLLSMVDTSEMINDDFLLDILDETSSPQMKNIVSTIQKAQNRIIRDTTSKYMVIEGIAGSGKTSALLQRVAFLLYHHRNWLNVDQVLLFSPNHLFSDYISMVLPSLGESEVPTQTFTYFLQKLVPRYTIRNAAQEEDQFLSGENYPIQKLKNGLTALEQIPSYVASITDFGPIFRDLKINDQIYIQKKQIRKWYKQTNSVLPLYQRIQLLQTKLLKKIGGLQKEEAKKEWAKNRASEKVEEIYENNPNLEDTEEKEKQLTKQVKQDLVKKKFRPLVKQVNDYRFINFAKQYIHFLQEFPTEILQKYNISAESWEDSIQSIRQQMKNKEMLQEDALLYFSLLKDIYPVNIEQKVRFIFIDEMQDFPPAQAALLKQLFPRASMTLCGDLNQKVFGNETIVNSLDELFEQEEVTRYQLTTSYRSTKEITAFANQFLSQEDQVQTTARNGKKPLLVNASDQTQAVDWLTKDLFDNSKQKAQWRTAIIGKTTKECEALYELLVDSTKKQIQLITSEDEFMKRSIIIIPAYLAKGLEFDRVYAWHVAENFSVNDQLILYTIATRAMHELNIITYGQESPLLGNLVADTYQQKDIKGN